TTACGCCAATGCTACCGGAAATGGAGAATGTTCTTTCATTATTGATATACATTACGCCTATTTTTGCATCCGAATAGGCGGTAAAGTTGTTAGTCTGCATCAAGCTATTGTTCTTGTTAATCGCAGGTTGATAAGGAATACTGTTGTAATGGAAAATATAAGGGGTCATCGATACGCCTCCGAAGGCGTACAGGTTATTGGTCAATTGACGGTTGACCTGCAATGCCAAAGGTACCGACAAGAAGGAACTTCCCCCTCCTTTAAATGCTACAAAGCCAGAGGATACGCCGGCATATTTTGTAACAAACCATTTCTTATAAATATTGTTGGTATCGCTTACCTGTTGAGGGTGTTTGAAGGCAGATTCCCTGCCATTCATAGCTCCGAAAGATGAGTCTATCTGTGCATTTACAGCCATACCCGACATTAAAATAGCAGCAAAAAGTATTATCCGTAACATACCATTAAAGATAAGCATCCTTTTTTATTAAAATGCTAACATAATCACAATATGCAAAATAGCTACGATTGAATCTGAGAGTGACATTTATATGGACCAGGTCACGAGAATCAAGGTATTTTTTTCATCTTATAAAAATTACTCAGTAATCAGCTTGAGCACATATTCCATCTGCGTATCGCGGTTCTGCATAAAATCACTGAAAGTAGGCCACACCGTATGATCGGGAATAATGCCCCTACCTACTGGTTGATCCGGCTTTACAGGTGCATCCTGATCTACATAAACAATAGAGAATTTCGTTTTTATTTTTGAATGAGGCAGTTCGTATATCACCGACATATGGCCGTTGTGGCCATAATATCCTCCAACGGTTTCTACTCCAACAATGGTGACATTGCGTGCATAGGCTTTTACAAGAGAAGCCAGGTGTGATGCTGCTGATGCCACATTTTCATCAATGAGTAGATACAATTTTCCTTTGAAACCGGGATGCTTGGGATAATACACCGGGTTGTATTTGATGTTCTGCATATTCCGGCCATTATGCAATGCCGGGAAATAATCTTTCAGCATTCGCTTTCCATCAGCTTTTGCCATCGAGTCCATCCTTTCTGCGGTAGATACACCCCAAAAATATTTTTCATATGGAATCCCGTCATCAAAGATCGTATAAGCCAGTGTATTTTCTTTGAAGCTGGAATCCGTCAGGTACATCATCGGTTGTTCAAAAGTAGGATCACTGCCACCGGGATTGCTGCGGATGTCCAGGATGAGGTTGGGTATATTGTTATTGTTAAGTGCCTGGAATACGCTGTCTATAAACGCTACATATACCGGAAAGGCCGGGTCCTCCAGTCCACTGGCCATGGAGAATATCCGCAGGTTCAATAAACCCGTTGAGGGGTTCACCATCTTAAAACTATATTTAGGTTGCACAGTGTAATCGATCACACTATCTACTGATGCACTATGACGCAATATTAAGTTGGCTGTTCGTTGCGCCAGCGATACAGCTGGTACTGTCACTGTTTGCTCTTGGGTAGCACCCGGGGCTACAAACGCGATGGCAAAACTATCTTTGATGCCGTACTCATACAGGTAACGCAATCCATAACTTCTGTTCACACTGCTTGATAGTTTTTCTGTTTGAGTAAAGCCATCTGCTGTTATGTATTTGTAAAAAGATTGCATCAGTTCCTTGTCAGTAATACCATTGATACCCATCACCCGCGATCCTACAGGGATTTGCGCTGTTTTGCTATTAAAGATCATATTACCTTCAATATATTTAAGGGCAAAAGGAAAGAAGCCACGTTGCCGATTGTAATATCCGACAAGATCGGCTTGCGGTTCTGTATAGTTATGGCAGCTTCCTTCAAAATCAGTCAACTGCAAAATGATCTTATAAAAGGCAAGTGTAGACATAGGCCGGCGTACCTCCTTAAAGGCCCATTTATAAATGCTGTCGATTTGCCTTTGGGTGCGGTAGCGATACAGACCAGAGTTAGCTTTTTTACGGATATCAAGGAACAACCGCAGGTCCTGCTTCATCTCACTGGGATGAAGCTGCCGGTTGTATATGGACAGGCTGTCGAACGGTTGTTTAGCCTGCTGGGATGAATTAGCGGTTGATTGTGCCCATCCCTGATGCGCAAGTAATAGCAAAAACAGTAATTTTTTCATATGATTTCCGGGTATCAGGCGCTAATCTACAAAAACCTTAGAATGTGACCAATTCGTACAAATTTATCACAAGGCTTTTTTTGTAGGTAGCTGAGTGATGTGGGGAATGGTATGCAATTACTCCACAGGCAAAGCAGTTTTTTGCCTCATGAGTTCAGCGCACGAATTCAACATGGACAGTTTGGCACTTTTGCAACCTCGGTCAAGTATTATAGGGTATGCGCGAAGCGTATCATAAAGCACTTGATCGAACTAAAAGTAATATTTTCGGATGAAACTTCACAATCAAGATATGGAGTCCGGTATGGCTATATCTGTACAAAGTATACCGGGTTCCCGAGGAGACCAATGCAGATTCTTATTGCGGGACAATATTCGAAAACTTCTGCTTACCAACAACATTATCTGAATAAAGAACTGTTTTCTTCTTACCAGCTGATTTATAGCATTTACCATGAAAGCAATAATAGAATATACTACCTGCAAAATACATTGCCACATCCCACCAATCACCTATATAGTATGTGTAAAAATGAGGCATAATCCATTCAAAAAACAGGGATACATACAATGCAATAAATAAAAGATATCCAAGAGAATATGTATAATACCTATTTCTGACTATAAATATACGGGTAAAAGTAAGCGTTAGATGTGACATGGCCGGCACCGCAATAAAATCGGTCAAATAGCCATTGAGGAGGGGAATAGGCTGGTGTATATACCGGCAGATATGAATAACGCTCCATACCAGGCAGTAAATAATAAATAAACGATCGAATAATTGCTTCATTTACAACACAAACATGACAGCTCCACAAATAACCAATGAAATGAGTAGAAACATAACTGCAAACAGGTAGAACCCACTGTGTTTAAGCATTTTCACCGGTAATACATCTCCAGGTTTGACAGGAAAAATACTGTTCCTCAATCGTTGAAGTAAAGGTCTTTCCTCCTGTTGTAGATCATTTAATTCGTCCGCCATGTTGTTCTTATTTAGAACAAATGTACTATTTTTATTAAAAATTAGTTCAATTGTTCTAAATTTGAATATGAATACTAAAGAACGCATTCTGATAACGGCTTTGAAACTATATAACAGCCAGGGCGTAAATACTATTACAAGCAGGCATATCGCAGCAGAAATGGGAATCAGTCCAGGTAATCTACATTATCACTTTAAGCATACTGATGAAATCATTCAAACGCTTTACGATAGATTATCCCTCGATTTTGATGCCATCATACTTTCAATGGAATCACCCGGCCACATTGACATAACTGTAATTAAAGATTTAACCAGGCGCTCATTCGAATTAGTTTATACGTATCGCTTTATATTCTTACATTTTGTGGAAATAGGGTTACGCATCCCCGCTGTAAAAAAAGATTACTATGCATTAACACAACGAAGAGAGCAGCAATTTCTGGCTTTTTTTGAAAAATTAAAGTCTGATGGCGTATTCAGAAGAGATATACCGGCAACCGTACTTCAAGCACTTGTTACACAAATTTTTATTATAGGAGACTTCTGGCTATCAAACAATGAATTAACACTAAAGCTGAAAGGAAGTAAGGCAGTAGCTCATTACAGCAACATCTTATTCAATCTGTTCTACCCTTACCTGGTAGATCCTGCACAACTAAGCTAGTGTTCGGGAATATCAAACTTACCGCTGCTTTTGTAGAATGGCGGTAACAGTAAATATTTTTAAAACGGGACCAGGTGAGGAGTAATTTCAATAATTTTATAAGGTCGGATTAAATAACAGCTGCAACAATATTATCGATATCATGCTACCACACACCTGCGATGTGACCAAACCAGTAAATTCTGTGACGAATGCCTACAAAGAGACAGGAAGCAAAGACGTTGACTTTAAGTTAGTGCTCCGGAGCACCTGATTGGTTCAATAGCTTACCACTATTGTTGATTTTTCAAGATTTCTTACTGGATATTACCGCAACCCGATAATTTAATCAGTTGCTTTACATCTTTAATCCAAATCTTTCGTCCCTGGGAATTTAAAATGCCGGCAGCTTTGAACTCTGTTAAAAACCTGACGATATTTTCATTGCCGGTACCTACCATATTAGCCAGATCACTACGGGAAAGATTGATCATAATTTCTTCGCCAGGCAATGTTTCTGCTTTAAATTTTTCGCGTAATACAATTAATGTAATCGCCAGTCTTTCTTTCACAGAACGCTGTGCAAATACAGAAATGCTATTTGTCAGCACCGCGAATTCATGACTGAGGGTTTTGAGTAACCTGCGTGGCAGCACACTGGATCTTTCCAGGGTAGTTATAAAATCTTCTTTGGGGATAAATGCAATGACACATTCTTCTAAGGTAGCGGCAGAATCAGGGTAACGTTCGTCTGCTAAAATAGCGTGGTATCCAATCAATTCACCTGTATTGGCAACATAAATAATTTGTTCCCGGCCGTTTTGATCCACCTGGTATTTTTTTACTTTCCCTTTTTTAACAAAGTAAATACCCGAAGCAACTCCTCCCTCTCTGAATATAACTTCCCCTTTGCTATACCGTTGTTCCTGCATGTGCGCACAGAGATCAGCATACTCATCTTCCGGCAGATTATTTAAAATGGACTGCGATTTAAAATTCCATTTATCAATAGGAAACAGACCAGCTAAACTCATAGAAAATTGACCTATTGGATAAAAAAAAGTGATTTTTTCAGCTTTCCAGTTGAAAAGTATCAGTGAACCTGAATGGCTTCAAAGGTACCTTCACCTTATGAAAGTATCAACTATTTCTTGTCCTGGGAGGTTATAATTTGATCCAGTACTTCAACAAGTGGTCTATATCTGTTCCCACAATATGATACCCATGTGGCGCTTCATCTTCATTGCAGTGGTAAGTAGCCAACCGTGTTCCTGCCGGCATTTTTTCGAGTTCTTTATATAAGTATCGGTTATATTGATTGTACAGGTACCTGGAGTAGGTAAACTTATCATCTATTTTGTAAGTACCGGGAAGGTTTTCATAAAAAGAGTTGAAAAAGTAAAAATGATTGTACTCCCTGAAATCAAGTTCTATCAAATTACCGTGCATGAAAGTAACATTCCCGAGTCCGACCATTTCTTGTGCAATGGTTGCATAACGTACCAGATCCATGCGCTGTTCAATACCGTAAAAAGAGGCTTCCGGGTTATAATAAGCGCCGCCCAGACAAAATTTTCCAGGCCCGCTACCAATATCCAATATCTTTACACCCGGCGTTGCCGCCAGGAATTCCGAAGCTTTCTGAACTACTTTTAGCGGAGTCCAATGCCTTTGAGCCAACGCCTGTATATAAAGCGGATAGAGATGGTGAAAATGAAAGTCGGAGGTAAACCATTTGTCTAGCTCTCCAGGTAAAGAAGGAGATGTTACCGGCATATTTTATCCTGTTGTTTTATGCAGCAAAGGTATTTATCAATCTATCTCTCTGCGGTAAACTTTATCATCCCAAAAAGTGATTTATATCAATTTTAAAATGGCTAATTTTAATCATTATGAGTATCAAGGGTGTTTTTCCGATAGATAAATGGGATTTCAAAAGTGAATCCATCCTTGCTGATTTGCCATCGGATATTTATGAGCTGCTGACAGCCCATAAAAGTGAGCAGGTATATAAAAGAAATGAGGTGCTTTTCAGAGAAGGCTCCTATCCATCCGGCATATTTTATATAACCAAGGGCAAGGTCAAAAAATATAAAGTAGATAATGAAGGGAAAGAGCAGATAGTCTACCTCGCCAATACGGGGCAACTAATCGGGTATCATGCCATTTTATCCGAAGACAGGTACCCGGATTCTGCGGCCGTGATAGAAGATAGTACCATTGCCTTCATTCCCAAAGAAGATTTTCTTAAAACACTGGAACATTCTCCTGTGCTCAACAACAGGCTACTCAAGGCTTTAAGCCATGAATTTTCGGTACTGGCCAACAGCTTGACGATGTTCGCACAGAAAACTGTAAGAGAAAGACTGGCGCTACAATTAATTGTTATCCGCGAGAAGTATAAAGTAAATTATGTAGCAGGAATGCCCGTAGAAATAAATATCAGCC
The Chitinophaga sp. MM2321 DNA segment above includes these coding regions:
- a CDS encoding S41 family peptidase; this translates as MKKLLFLLLLAHQGWAQSTANSSQQAKQPFDSLSIYNRQLHPSEMKQDLRLFLDIRKKANSGLYRYRTQRQIDSIYKWAFKEVRRPMSTLAFYKIILQLTDFEGSCHNYTEPQADLVGYYNRQRGFFPFALKYIEGNMIFNSKTAQIPVGSRVMGINGITDKELMQSFYKYITADGFTQTEKLSSSVNRSYGLRYLYEYGIKDSFAIAFVAPGATQEQTVTVPAVSLAQRTANLILRHSASVDSVIDYTVQPKYSFKMVNPSTGLLNLRIFSMASGLEDPAFPVYVAFIDSVFQALNNNNIPNLILDIRSNPGGSDPTFEQPMMYLTDSSFKENTLAYTIFDDGIPYEKYFWGVSTAERMDSMAKADGKRMLKDYFPALHNGRNMQNIKYNPVYYPKHPGFKGKLYLLIDENVASAASHLASLVKAYARNVTIVGVETVGGYYGHNGHMSVIYELPHSKIKTKFSIVYVDQDAPVKPDQPVGRGIIPDHTVWPTFSDFMQNRDTQMEYVLKLITE
- a CDS encoding TetR/AcrR family transcriptional regulator; translated protein: MNTKERILITALKLYNSQGVNTITSRHIAAEMGISPGNLHYHFKHTDEIIQTLYDRLSLDFDAIILSMESPGHIDITVIKDLTRRSFELVYTYRFIFLHFVEIGLRIPAVKKDYYALTQRREQQFLAFFEKLKSDGVFRRDIPATVLQALVTQIFIIGDFWLSNNELTLKLKGSKAVAHYSNILFNLFYPYLVDPAQLS
- a CDS encoding Crp/Fnr family transcriptional regulator, which encodes MSLAGLFPIDKWNFKSQSILNNLPEDEYADLCAHMQEQRYSKGEVIFREGGVASGIYFVKKGKVKKYQVDQNGREQIIYVANTGELIGYHAILADERYPDSAATLEECVIAFIPKEDFITTLERSSVLPRRLLKTLSHEFAVLTNSISVFAQRSVKERLAITLIVLREKFKAETLPGEEIMINLSRSDLANMVGTGNENIVRFLTEFKAAGILNSQGRKIWIKDVKQLIKLSGCGNIQ
- a CDS encoding methyltransferase domain-containing protein; translation: MPVTSPSLPGELDKWFTSDFHFHHLYPLYIQALAQRHWTPLKVVQKASEFLAATPGVKILDIGSGPGKFCLGGAYYNPEASFYGIEQRMDLVRYATIAQEMVGLGNVTFMHGNLIELDFREYNHFYFFNSFYENLPGTYKIDDKFTYSRYLYNQYNRYLYKELEKMPAGTRLATYHCNEDEAPHGYHIVGTDIDHLLKYWIKL
- a CDS encoding Crp/Fnr family transcriptional regulator, giving the protein MSIKGVFPIDKWDFKSESILADLPSDIYELLTAHKSEQVYKRNEVLFREGSYPSGIFYITKGKVKKYKVDNEGKEQIVYLANTGQLIGYHAILSEDRYPDSAAVIEDSTIAFIPKEDFLKTLEHSPVLNNRLLKALSHEFSVLANSLTMFAQKTVRERLALQLIVIREKYKVNYVAGMPVEINISREDLASLVGTARENVVRVLTEFKEDSILETKGRKIIIRDVNKLIKIANLK